One stretch of Meiothermus cerbereus DSM 11376 DNA includes these proteins:
- a CDS encoding amino acid ABC transporter permease: protein MAEMNHKEVRRRKPIPPRDGSGFALLALFLAVMLLLATGWVMWAVKKTMTANNFQALWADALLVLVALMPLGLLLVATRSLAQARAARRALQSENLVLARVHSAEAHTWAWFTLGYAGALVLFLLLVLFFIANNVAVGRTFFQLELIRNSFGLILQAFGVNVLIFLFAGVLSLVWGLVVAIAKLLPGKPAQPIRFIATFYTDAFLSLPSIIVIYLIGFGLPLTGIGFFRNLPLEALAVLALTLTYGAYMAEVYRAGLESIHPSQWAAARSLGLSYGQTLRFVVVPQAVRRIIPPLLNNFIGMQKDTALVNVVGVIDAFNQARIIASNDFNLSAVTTVAILFILITIPQTRLVDRLVERDRARFRQGS from the coding sequence ATGGCTGAGATGAACCATAAAGAGGTGCGGCGACGCAAGCCCATCCCACCCAGGGACGGCTCTGGTTTCGCCTTACTGGCCCTGTTCCTGGCTGTTATGTTGCTGCTGGCTACGGGCTGGGTAATGTGGGCGGTGAAAAAGACCATGACCGCCAACAACTTCCAGGCGCTTTGGGCCGATGCCTTGCTGGTACTGGTTGCGCTAATGCCCCTGGGGCTGCTGCTGGTGGCGACCCGCAGCCTTGCGCAGGCCCGGGCGGCCCGGCGGGCCCTGCAGAGCGAAAACCTGGTTTTAGCCAGGGTACACAGCGCGGAAGCCCACACCTGGGCCTGGTTTACCCTGGGCTATGCAGGGGCGCTGGTGTTGTTTTTGCTGTTGGTGTTGTTTTTTATCGCCAACAACGTGGCCGTGGGGCGAACTTTTTTTCAGCTCGAGCTCATCCGCAACTCCTTTGGCCTCATCCTGCAGGCCTTTGGGGTCAACGTGCTCATCTTCTTGTTCGCCGGGGTGCTTTCCCTGGTCTGGGGCCTGGTGGTGGCCATCGCCAAGCTCCTGCCGGGCAAACCGGCCCAGCCCATCCGCTTTATTGCCACCTTCTATACCGATGCCTTTCTGAGCCTGCCCTCCATCATCGTGATCTATCTGATCGGCTTTGGTCTGCCCCTGACCGGCATCGGCTTTTTCCGCAACCTGCCCTTAGAGGCCCTGGCGGTGCTGGCCCTGACCCTGACCTACGGGGCCTACATGGCCGAGGTCTACCGGGCCGGCCTCGAGAGCATCCACCCCAGCCAGTGGGCCGCAGCCCGCAGCCTGGGCCTTTCCTATGGCCAGACCCTGCGTTTTGTGGTGGTGCCCCAGGCGGTGCGGCGCATCATCCCGCCCTTGCTCAACAACTTCATCGGGATGCAAAAAGACACCGCCCTGGTGAACGTGGTGGGGGTGATTGATGCCTTCAACCAGGCCCGCATCATCGCCTCCAACGATTTCAACCTGTCCGCCGTGACCACCGTAGCCATTCTTTTTATCCTGATTACCATCCCCCAGACCCGCCTGGTGGATCGGCTGGTGGAGCGCGACCGGGCCCGCTTCCGGCAGGGTTCGTAG
- a CDS encoding bL17 family ribosomal protein has protein sequence MRHQKAGRKLNRNSSHRVALFRNLAKSLLLSENGRIVTTIPKAKELAGYLDSLITTAKKAPTLTVPEGVRFTKRRDKNGQELPLKEGERMATPEELAAYARRNHLRRLLLRDLHDPELVNKLFEEIAPKYADRPGGYTRVLKLAERRRGDGTQLAVVELV, from the coding sequence ATGCGTCACCAGAAAGCTGGAAGAAAACTCAATCGGAACTCCTCGCACCGCGTGGCCCTGTTCCGCAACCTTGCCAAAAGCCTGCTGCTTTCGGAGAATGGCCGAATCGTAACCACCATTCCTAAAGCCAAGGAGCTTGCGGGCTACCTGGATAGCCTGATTACCACCGCCAAGAAAGCGCCTACCCTGACCGTGCCCGAAGGTGTTCGCTTTACCAAGCGCAGGGATAAAAACGGCCAGGAGCTCCCCCTCAAAGAAGGCGAGCGCATGGCTACCCCGGAAGAGCTGGCGGCCTACGCCCGGCGCAACCACCTGCGCCGCTTGCTGTTGCGCGACCTGCACGACCCCGAGCTGGTAAACAAGCTTTTCGAGGAAATTGCCCCCAAATATGCCGACCGTCCGGGTGGCTATACCCGCGTGCTCAAGCTGGCCGAGCGTCGCCGGGGTGATGGTACGCAACTGGCCGTGGTTGAGCTGGTTTAG
- a CDS encoding DNA-directed RNA polymerase subunit alpha: METTKTKAPVFNARIDGNYGEFVLEPLERGFGVTLGNPLRRILLSSIPGTAVTSVYIEDVLHEFSTIPGVKEDAIQLILNLKELVVRFANPGTGPKTLTLRASGPKVIYARDLECPPDAEIVNPDQYIATLEDKGKLVMEIRVDEGVGYVPAEKHGIKDRISSIPVDALYSPVRRVAYQVEDTRLGQRTDLDKLTLRIWTNGAVSPMDVLQQAVAILREQLGFFDQSPVMRVEPKSTPAPTPAAPAPTPPAAAPAKGVGLTLDDLGLTTRVLHNLKEEGIESVESLLALSEKELKRVPGIGDRSLQEIKDCLAQHGLVMKD, from the coding sequence TTGGAAACCACCAAGACCAAAGCCCCCGTTTTTAACGCCCGCATTGACGGCAATTACGGTGAGTTTGTGCTCGAGCCCCTCGAGCGGGGTTTCGGCGTAACCCTGGGTAACCCCTTGCGCCGAATTTTGCTCTCCTCGATTCCCGGTACAGCAGTTACTAGCGTCTACATCGAAGATGTGCTGCACGAGTTCTCTACCATTCCAGGGGTAAAGGAAGATGCCATCCAGCTTATCCTCAACCTCAAAGAGCTCGTGGTACGCTTTGCCAACCCCGGTACGGGTCCCAAGACCCTTACCCTGCGCGCCAGCGGTCCCAAGGTGATTTACGCCCGGGACCTCGAGTGCCCCCCCGATGCGGAAATTGTCAACCCCGACCAGTACATCGCTACCCTGGAAGACAAGGGCAAGCTGGTAATGGAAATTCGGGTAGATGAAGGTGTGGGCTATGTTCCGGCGGAAAAGCACGGTATCAAAGACCGCATTTCCTCGATCCCGGTAGATGCCCTCTACTCGCCCGTGCGCCGGGTGGCCTACCAGGTCGAGGATACCCGCCTGGGCCAGCGTACCGACCTGGACAAGCTAACCCTGCGTATCTGGACCAATGGTGCGGTTTCGCCCATGGACGTGCTGCAACAAGCGGTAGCCATCCTGCGCGAGCAACTGGGCTTCTTCGACCAGTCGCCGGTCATGCGGGTGGAGCCCAAGAGCACCCCTGCGCCCACGCCAGCGGCCCCTGCGCCTACGCCCCCTGCAGCAGCACCAGCCAAAGGGGTTGGTCTGACCCTGGATGACCTGGGCCTGACCACCCGCGTTTTGCACAACCTCAAAGAAGAGGGTATCGAGAGCGTAGAAAGTCTGCTGGCCCTATCAGAGAAGGAACTCAAGCGAGTTCCGGGCATTGGCGACCGCAGCCTACAGGAAATCAAAGACTGCCTGGCCCAACACGGGCTGGTAATGAAAGACTGA
- the rpsD gene encoding 30S ribosomal protein S4, translating to MGRYRGPIVKVARHLGVNVAETEKVQKYLDRRPYAPGQHGQKRRGRPSDFAVRLREKQKLRFIYDVSETQFRNLFEEASRKKGVTGTVFLQLLESRLDNVVFRMGIASTRRQARQFVRHGHILVNGKRVNIPGYRLRQGDEIKVSEKAKKIDFIVQNVERFKNRKSFPWLEFNADTMTGRFLRVPEREMLSLPVNEQLVIEFYSR from the coding sequence ATGGGTCGTTATAGAGGGCCAATCGTAAAAGTGGCACGTCACCTTGGGGTGAACGTAGCCGAGACTGAAAAAGTTCAAAAGTACCTGGATCGCCGTCCCTATGCGCCGGGCCAGCACGGCCAGAAGCGCCGGGGCCGCCCCTCCGACTTTGCCGTGCGCTTGCGCGAGAAGCAAAAGCTGCGCTTCATCTACGATGTGTCGGAAACCCAGTTCCGCAACCTCTTCGAGGAAGCCAGCCGCAAGAAGGGCGTGACCGGTACGGTGTTCCTGCAGTTGCTCGAGAGCCGTCTGGATAACGTGGTTTTCCGTATGGGCATCGCCTCTACCCGCCGCCAAGCCCGGCAGTTCGTGCGGCACGGGCACATTTTGGTCAACGGCAAGCGGGTGAACATTCCCGGCTATCGTTTGCGCCAGGGGGACGAAATCAAGGTCTCGGAGAAGGCCAAGAAGATTGACTTCATCGTGCAAAACGTTGAGCGCTTCAAGAACCGCAAGAGCTTCCCCTGGCTGGAGTTCAACGCCGACACCATGACCGGGCGCTTCTTGCGCGTTCCAGAGCGGGAAATGCTCTCGTTGCCGGTGAACGAGCAGCTTGTGATCGAGTTCTATTCCCGATAG
- the rpsK gene encoding 30S ribosomal protein S11 — MAEKKSATSRKKKVKRQVTMGKAYIHASYNNTIVTITDTNGHPVTWSSGGVIGYKGSRKGTPYAAQLAAMDAAKKAQGFGMNSVEVVVRGTGAGREQAIRALQASGLQVRSIVDDTPTPHNGCRPRKKFRKTV, encoded by the coding sequence ATGGCCGAGAAAAAGTCTGCAACTAGTCGCAAGAAAAAAGTCAAACGTCAGGTTACGATGGGCAAGGCGTATATTCACGCCTCCTACAACAACACCATCGTGACCATCACCGATACCAATGGGCATCCCGTTACCTGGTCGTCAGGTGGGGTGATTGGCTATAAAGGCAGCCGCAAGGGCACGCCCTATGCCGCCCAGCTAGCGGCCATGGATGCGGCCAAAAAAGCCCAGGGCTTTGGGATGAACAGCGTGGAGGTGGTGGTGCGGGGAACCGGCGCGGGCCGCGAACAGGCCATCCGGGCACTGCAAGCCAGCGGGCTTCAGGTGCGCTCCATTGTGGACGACACCCCCACGCCGCACAACGGCTGCCGTCCTCGTAAAAAGTTCCGTAAGACCGTTTAG
- the rpsM gene encoding 30S ribosomal protein S13: MARISGVEIPRNKRVDIALTYVYGVGPARAKEALAATNVNPATRVKDLTEAEVARLREFVENTYKLEGELRAEVASNIKRLMDIGCYRGLRHRRGLPVRGQRTRTNARTRKGPRKTVAGKKKAPRK; this comes from the coding sequence ATGGCTCGTATTTCTGGTGTAGAAATCCCCCGGAATAAGCGTGTGGACATTGCCCTGACTTACGTGTATGGGGTGGGCCCCGCCCGCGCGAAAGAAGCTCTGGCTGCCACCAACGTTAATCCGGCTACCCGTGTCAAAGACCTGACCGAGGCCGAAGTAGCCCGTTTGCGTGAGTTTGTGGAAAACACCTACAAGCTCGAGGGTGAACTGCGCGCCGAAGTGGCAAGCAACATCAAGCGCTTGATGGACATTGGTTGCTACCGCGGACTGCGGCACCGCCGTGGGCTGCCCGTACGTGGACAGCGTACCCGCACCAATGCCCGCACCCGCAAAGGTCCCCGCAAGACTGTGGCCGGCAAGAAGAAGGCGCCCCGCAAATAA
- the rpmJ gene encoding 50S ribosomal protein L36 — MKVRTSVKKMCDKCKVIKRHGRVYVICEDPTHKQRQG, encoded by the coding sequence ATGAAAGTGCGTACCTCGGTCAAGAAGATGTGCGACAAGTGCAAGGTCATCAAACGGCACGGTCGCGTCTACGTGATTTGCGAAGACCCCACCCACAAGCAGCGTCAAGGTTGA
- the infA gene encoding translation initiation factor IF-1 yields the protein MAKEKDTIRAEGVVSEALPNTTFRVQLDNGPEILCYISGKMRMNYIRILPGDRVVVEITPYDPSRGRIVYRR from the coding sequence TTGGCCAAGGAAAAAGATACAATTCGCGCCGAAGGAGTCGTTAGTGAGGCTCTGCCCAACACTACTTTCCGGGTTCAGCTTGATAACGGTCCTGAAATCCTCTGCTACATCTCTGGCAAGATGCGGATGAACTACATCCGTATTCTGCCCGGTGATCGGGTGGTGGTTGAAATTACCCCCTACGACCCCAGCCGGGGCCGGATAGTTTACAGAAGGTGA